A genomic window from Lactobacillus sp. ESL0677 includes:
- the rlmD gene encoding 23S rRNA (uracil(1939)-C(5))-methyltransferase RlmD, which produces MEKNQIIDLEITDLSYEAMGVAHYEGMTVFVTNALPGETVSAKILKVKKRFAFAKIEKIIKESPDRVNIKLNQWVQTGLASLAHIKYDKQLEFKRNQVVNLLQKAHLDNVEVGQTLPSPEETGYRNKAQVPVRTVNGQLEIGFFRRHSHDLVPLTNFFTTDPEIDRVLVAVRDILRASKVPAYDEIHNKGEVRYLDVRRSKANGELMVILVCLHKDFPQLEKIASEIKKIEGVTSLVLNYNPKKTNVILGKADYLIFGKPQIVDQIGDVKFRISPESFFQINSLQTPRLYDLAIKQADLQPTDTVIDAYSGIGTIGLSVAKHVKSVRGIEVVRDAVKDANDNAEMNDIHNAKYFVGKAEDLMPRWAAKGITSDVIFVDPPRKGLTPEFIAGAVKTGPKKIVYISCNPATLVRDLQEFQKLGYDFNRIDPVDMFPQTPHVEAVAVLTRK; this is translated from the coding sequence TCTTAAAGGTCAAGAAGCGGTTCGCTTTTGCCAAAATCGAAAAGATTATTAAGGAAAGCCCTGACCGGGTAAATATCAAGCTTAACCAGTGGGTGCAAACTGGGCTGGCATCACTGGCCCACATTAAGTATGACAAACAGTTGGAATTCAAGCGTAATCAGGTGGTCAACTTGTTGCAAAAGGCTCATTTGGACAATGTTGAAGTCGGTCAGACTTTGCCAAGTCCAGAAGAGACAGGCTATCGTAACAAGGCGCAGGTGCCGGTGCGGACAGTTAACGGACAATTGGAGATTGGCTTTTTCAGACGGCATTCACACGACTTGGTGCCATTGACTAATTTCTTTACGACCGATCCCGAAATTGACCGCGTTTTGGTTGCCGTTCGTGACATTTTGCGTGCCAGCAAGGTACCAGCTTATGATGAAATTCATAATAAGGGCGAGGTGCGCTACCTTGATGTGCGCCGTAGTAAGGCTAATGGTGAACTGATGGTCATCTTGGTTTGTCTGCACAAGGATTTCCCTCAATTAGAAAAAATTGCCTCAGAAATCAAGAAAATCGAGGGTGTTACAAGCTTAGTCTTGAATTACAACCCGAAGAAGACAAATGTTATTTTGGGTAAGGCTGACTACTTAATATTTGGTAAGCCGCAGATTGTTGACCAAATTGGTGATGTTAAGTTCAGAATTTCACCAGAGAGTTTCTTCCAAATTAACTCGCTGCAAACACCAAGATTGTACGACTTGGCAATTAAGCAAGCTGACCTGCAACCAACTGATACAGTGATCGATGCTTATTCTGGTATCGGAACGATTGGCTTGAGTGTTGCCAAGCACGTGAAGAGTGTGCGCGGGATTGAAGTTGTGCGGGATGCCGTTAAGGATGCCAATGACAACGCTGAAATGAACGATATTCACAATGCTAAGTACTTTGTTGGCAAGGCCGAAGACTTAATGCCGCGCTGGGCTGCTAAAGGTATTACCAGCGACGTGATTTTCGTTGACCCACCAAGAAAGGGCTTGACGCCAGAGTTTATTGCTGGTGCAGTTAAGACCGGTCCAAAGAAAATTGTGTATATCTCCTGCAACCCCGCAACTCTTGTGCGCGACTTGCAAGAATTCCAAAAGCTGGGTTATGACTTCAACCGAATTGATCCTGTTGATATGTTCCCACAAACGCCACATGTCGAAGCAGTAGCAGTGTTGACGAGAAAATAG
- a CDS encoding DNA methyltransferase: protein MNDFKFYPENFNLEKTSIWSFPDHGYWATHNSKYRGNFSPYIPRNIILRYSKENDIVLDQFLGGGTTLIEAKLLNRIGIGVDINPTAIDISKKKLNFLTQKHTKSYLGIGNASNLNFIPDNSIDLICTHPPYANIIKYSQNQKDDLSLLTYEKFLLKMDQVAKESYRVLKNNKYCAILIGDIRKNGYVKPLGLEILQIFLNNKFKLKEIAIKEQFNMKDTQKWKQAKNLNFLLLQHEYLFVFKKLS, encoded by the coding sequence ATGAACGATTTTAAATTTTATCCTGAAAACTTTAATTTAGAAAAAACTTCAATTTGGTCTTTTCCAGATCATGGTTATTGGGCAACGCATAATAGTAAATATCGTGGCAATTTTTCACCTTACATTCCTCGCAACATCATTCTAAGATACTCAAAAGAAAATGACATCGTGTTAGATCAATTTCTTGGTGGTGGTACAACTTTAATTGAAGCTAAATTATTAAATCGAATTGGTATTGGCGTTGACATTAATCCAACTGCAATTGATATTTCTAAAAAGAAATTAAATTTTTTAACTCAAAAACATACTAAATCATATTTAGGAATAGGCAACGCCTCCAATTTAAACTTTATACCAGACAATTCAATTGATTTAATTTGTACACATCCGCCTTATGCAAACATTATTAAATACAGTCAAAATCAAAAAGACGATTTATCACTCTTAACCTATGAAAAATTCTTATTAAAAATGGATCAAGTCGCTAAAGAATCGTATCGTGTGCTTAAGAATAATAAATATTGTGCAATCTTAATCGGTGACATTAGAAAAAATGGTTATGTTAAACCATTAGGCTTAGAAATATTACAAATTTTTCTAAACAACAAATTCAAGCTTAAAGAAATTGCTATTAAAGAGCAATTCAATATGAAGGATACTCAAAAATGGAAGCAGGCAAAAAATTTGAATTTTTTACTATTGCAACATGAATACTTATTTGTATTTAAAAAGTTATCTTAA
- a CDS encoding DNA adenine methylase, which produces MEKQVALRPITKWVGGKRQLLPKLHSLMPSSYDIDSNTYFEPFLGGGAMLFSLAPKKAVINDLNADLINLYRVVRDEPEELLKLLKEHQANNSKEYYLKVRAEDRNENFSNLTKVEKAARLLYMLKVDFNGMYRVNSKGQFNVPYGRYKNPKIADYENIMTVSEYLSKKGVEIYQENYSEAVQKAEKGDLVYFDPPYIPLSETANFTSYTSEGFNNKDQEQLRDLFFKLSNSGVNVMLSNSDTPKTREMYAKANIHEVQANRAINSNAKKRGKIGELIITNY; this is translated from the coding sequence ATGGAAAAGCAAGTAGCATTAAGACCAATTACAAAATGGGTGGGAGGCAAGAGACAATTATTGCCTAAATTGCATTCTTTAATGCCATCTTCGTATGATATTGACTCTAATACCTACTTTGAACCGTTTCTTGGCGGTGGGGCAATGCTATTTTCTTTGGCTCCTAAAAAAGCTGTTATTAACGATTTGAACGCTGATTTAATAAATCTCTATCGTGTTGTACGTGACGAGCCTGAAGAATTACTAAAGCTGTTAAAAGAGCATCAAGCCAACAATTCAAAAGAATATTATTTGAAAGTTAGAGCAGAAGACCGAAATGAAAACTTTAGCAATTTAACTAAAGTTGAAAAAGCTGCTAGATTATTGTATATGCTTAAAGTTGATTTTAATGGTATGTATCGTGTTAATTCAAAAGGACAATTTAATGTGCCATATGGTCGATATAAGAATCCCAAGATAGCTGATTACGAAAACATTATGACTGTGAGTGAATATCTTAGTAAAAAGGGAGTAGAAATTTATCAAGAAAATTATAGTGAGGCAGTACAAAAAGCAGAAAAGGGAGATTTAGTTTATTTTGATCCACCGTATATTCCTTTGTCTGAAACGGCTAACTTTACGTCTTATACCTCTGAAGGATTTAATAATAAAGATCAAGAACAATTAAGAGATCTGTTTTTTAAATTATCGAATAGTGGAGTAAATGTAATGTTGAGTAATTCAGATACACCTAAGACTCGCGAAATGTATGCTAAAGCTAATATTCATGAAGTTCAAGCAAATAGAGCTATAAATTCGAATGCAAAAAAACGTGGTAAAATTGGTGAGTTAATAATAACTAACTACTAG
- a CDS encoding site-specific DNA-methyltransferase, translating to MKEFYSDKLVTLFKEDAFNYLKSLADESIDLIVTDPPYFLSNGGLSNSGGKMVSVNKGKWDELDPDSAEQFYLKLLKECKRILKKDGTLWLFGTLHNIYLLGYLLNKNDFKILNNVTWQKSNPAPNLSRRMFTHSTETILWARKKDGKQYFNYDLMRAENNHKQMKDVWTTSTISRSEKRFGKHPTQKPLALLKRILEASSKPDYLILDPLIGSGTTAVAGKLLNRKVIGVDSSEEYLDIAVKRLRDYKNEKVGKIK from the coding sequence ATGAAAGAATTTTATTCTGATAAATTAGTGACTTTATTTAAAGAAGATGCATTTAATTATTTGAAATCTTTAGCTGATGAAAGTATTGATTTAATAGTTACTGATCCACCATATTTTTTAAGTAATGGCGGTTTATCTAATAGTGGCGGTAAGATGGTTAGTGTAAATAAGGGTAAGTGGGATGAACTTGACCCAGATTCTGCAGAACAATTTTATTTGAAACTGCTTAAAGAATGCAAACGAATTCTAAAAAAAGATGGAACACTTTGGCTATTTGGTACATTACATAATATTTATTTATTAGGTTACTTACTTAATAAGAATGATTTTAAAATTTTGAATAATGTTACATGGCAAAAAAGTAATCCCGCTCCTAATTTAAGTAGAAGAATGTTTACACATTCGACTGAAACAATTCTCTGGGCACGAAAAAAAGATGGTAAGCAATATTTTAATTATGATTTAATGCGAGCAGAGAATAATCATAAGCAAATGAAGGATGTATGGACTACATCAACGATTTCTAGATCTGAAAAAAGATTTGGAAAGCATCCAACACAAAAACCATTAGCATTATTAAAAAGAATTTTAGAAGCTTCGTCAAAACCTGATTATTTAATATTAGATCCGCTTATTGGGTCAGGAACTACAGCAGTTGCTGGAAAACTGTTAAATAGAAAAGTAATTGGTGTAGATTCGTCTGAAGAATATCTTGATATTGCTGTTAAGCGTTTGAGAGATTATAAAAATGAAAAAGTGGGAAAAATAAAATGA
- a CDS encoding type II restriction endonuclease: MNYAEYINLSNEEKFNYFMSTIFPTNRTPRYWVNWDKVRKNIQEYELSLNTLNYLVGKDNIMEEAKCLFQAQPQLLRAIPVLLASRDAELTVLELADDGAMNHYDVNFDKPDISKVDIYLKFMEETGLLEFLQKDLNQSLVDYVYGVETGLDSNARKNRGGTQNEIILERNLKSLCNSNPNLEYKTQATRNVMKKDWSIDVPELLPEGKKGGRRYDGAILNRKTNKTYIVETNFYGSGGSKLKSVAGEFSNMYIESLKGRQDIDFIWITDGPGWKTARNPLSEAFNAIPKIFNLNMIKNDFLSDAVKGF; the protein is encoded by the coding sequence ATGAATTATGCAGAGTATATAAATTTAAGTAATGAGGAAAAATTTAACTATTTCATGTCTACAATTTTTCCCACTAATCGGACACCTAGATATTGGGTAAATTGGGATAAGGTTCGTAAGAATATTCAAGAATATGAATTATCCTTAAATACGCTTAATTATTTAGTGGGTAAAGACAATATTATGGAAGAAGCAAAATGTTTGTTCCAGGCTCAGCCACAATTGTTAAGAGCAATTCCAGTTTTGTTGGCTAGTAGAGATGCAGAGTTGACTGTGTTGGAATTAGCTGATGATGGAGCTATGAATCATTATGATGTTAATTTTGATAAACCTGATATTAGTAAAGTTGATATTTATTTAAAATTTATGGAAGAGACAGGATTATTAGAATTTTTACAAAAAGATTTAAACCAATCTTTGGTAGATTACGTTTATGGTGTGGAAACTGGATTAGACAGTAATGCACGTAAAAATCGTGGTGGCACGCAGAATGAAATAATCTTAGAACGAAATTTAAAAAGTTTGTGTAACTCGAACCCTAATTTGGAATATAAAACACAGGCTACTAGAAATGTTATGAAAAAAGATTGGTCTATTGATGTTCCAGAATTATTGCCGGAGGGTAAAAAGGGTGGAAGACGTTATGATGGAGCAATCTTAAATCGAAAAACAAATAAAACCTATATTGTTGAAACTAATTTTTATGGTAGTGGAGGCTCAAAGCTGAAGTCAGTTGCTGGTGAATTTAGTAATATGTATATTGAAAGCTTGAAAGGCCGTCAAGATATAGATTTTATTTGGATAACCGATGGACCTGGTTGGAAGACCGCTCGTAACCCATTAAGTGAAGCCTTCAATGCTATACCTAAAATTTTTAATTTAAATATGATAAAAAATGATTTTTTATCAGACGCGGTTAAGGGTTTTTAA
- a CDS encoding DUF262 domain-containing protein, whose protein sequence is MKADTTHLFDFLSQNKTIFEIPVFQRNYEWDEEQCEQLFNDLVLAAQNNRDHFIGTIVYVSETGSNLSHLNRIIDGQQRLTTLTLLLRAIANQDEEHRQEIEEEFLFNKYLATNNHLKFKPIEHDIAAFNAVMNNKLAECSEPSKIIENYHFFEQKLQNSSFKIAELYEAMNHFELVWIELNNDQVENPQEIFESLNSTGKSLSASDLVRNFLLMGLDTDEQQQLYQEYWLKIEAIFSTKTFTEFLRHYLIMKTHAMVKKDRVYAAYKNFFYDKQLNAESALRELTNFARLYKQLLEANTASTELNKILLHINIMDSRVLYPYLLKLLADEEINSDQIIELAAVLENYLFRIKVCSRPTNGLNKTVVALCEGDDHLLDRELRLLKNTFPSDSELKASLMTTNLYKLRNNMAKLTLVMLEESRTKEVINFEDAQVEHIMPQHLTTDWRVQVTNADRVNEQYGGSLGNLTLTKYNQEMSNRTFTEKKEFYRDSNINLTREVAQSYSNWDETAITTRAKQLIAELLQIFPKPKVYSEKQAEQVLAGEYNFTDEVNITGRKPTSLTIGDTSYSVTSWRAALITLLDYLWDEDSSNLTQIKQDPSLQKKLFSSLRSPSTLKNGLQIETNYSARDILAIMTKITEVRDIAEQVSYTIN, encoded by the coding sequence TTGAAAGCTGACACCACACATTTATTTGATTTTTTATCACAGAACAAAACTATTTTTGAAATTCCTGTTTTTCAGCGAAACTACGAGTGGGACGAAGAGCAGTGCGAGCAGCTTTTTAATGATCTTGTACTTGCTGCACAGAACAATCGCGATCATTTTATTGGTACGATTGTTTATGTTTCTGAGACTGGTTCGAATCTAAGCCATCTCAATCGCATTATTGATGGGCAGCAGAGATTGACAACTTTAACTTTGTTGTTAAGGGCAATAGCCAATCAAGATGAAGAGCATCGTCAAGAAATTGAAGAGGAATTTTTATTCAATAAATATTTAGCTACCAATAATCATTTGAAGTTTAAGCCGATTGAGCATGATATTGCTGCTTTTAATGCAGTGATGAATAACAAGCTGGCAGAATGTTCTGAACCATCTAAGATTATTGAAAATTATCACTTTTTTGAACAAAAACTGCAGAATAGCTCATTTAAGATTGCTGAATTATATGAAGCAATGAATCATTTTGAACTTGTGTGGATAGAATTAAATAATGACCAAGTTGAAAACCCTCAAGAAATTTTTGAAAGCTTGAATTCAACTGGGAAGTCCTTATCAGCATCAGACTTAGTTCGCAATTTTTTGTTAATGGGGTTAGATACTGATGAACAGCAGCAATTGTACCAAGAATACTGGTTAAAGATTGAAGCAATTTTTTCAACAAAGACTTTTACAGAATTCTTACGGCATTATTTGATTATGAAGACACATGCAATGGTTAAAAAAGACCGTGTTTATGCTGCCTATAAGAACTTCTTTTATGATAAACAATTGAACGCTGAGAGTGCCTTGCGTGAGCTAACTAATTTTGCTAGACTTTACAAGCAATTATTAGAGGCAAATACTGCATCAACAGAATTAAATAAAATTTTATTGCACATTAATATTATGGATAGCAGGGTTTTATATCCATATTTGTTGAAATTACTAGCAGATGAAGAAATTAATTCAGATCAAATTATTGAACTTGCAGCAGTACTTGAGAATTATTTGTTTCGGATTAAAGTTTGTAGTCGGCCAACAAATGGCCTGAATAAGACTGTGGTGGCGCTTTGTGAAGGCGACGATCATTTATTGGACCGAGAATTAAGACTTTTGAAGAATACTTTTCCAAGTGACAGTGAACTCAAAGCTAGTCTGATGACCACTAATTTATATAAGTTGCGCAATAATATGGCTAAGTTAACTTTGGTAATGCTAGAAGAAAGTCGCACTAAAGAAGTAATTAACTTTGAAGATGCGCAAGTTGAGCATATTATGCCGCAGCATTTAACTACTGATTGGCGTGTGCAGGTCACAAATGCGGATCGGGTTAATGAGCAATATGGTGGCAGCTTGGGTAATTTGACGTTGACTAAGTATAACCAAGAAATGAGCAATCGGACTTTTACAGAAAAGAAAGAATTTTATCGTGATTCAAACATTAATTTAACTCGTGAAGTTGCGCAGAGTTATTCTAATTGGGATGAAACAGCGATAACTACTAGAGCTAAACAGTTAATTGCGGAATTATTGCAGATTTTTCCTAAACCGAAGGTTTATAGTGAGAAGCAAGCTGAGCAGGTATTAGCAGGTGAGTATAATTTTACTGACGAAGTCAACATTACTGGTAGAAAACCTACTTCACTCACTATTGGTGATACCAGTTATTCAGTGACATCTTGGCGTGCGGCTTTGATTACGCTGCTGGATTATCTTTGGGATGAGGATAGCAGTAATTTAACGCAGATAAAGCAGGATCCAAGTTTACAGAAAAAGTTATTTTCAAGTTTGCGTAGCCCATCAACTTTGAAGAATGGCCTTCAAATTGAAACTAATTATTCAGCGCGTGATATTCTTGCAATTATGACAAAAATCACTGAGGTCCGCGATATTGCAGAACAAGTAAGCTACACTATTAACTGA
- a CDS encoding type II toxin-antitoxin system PemK/MazF family toxin has protein sequence MQLPRQKDIIVIEAEPHSGKEYGGHSPQDHNIRRHMVVMSSDEYTAATGMVLVMPITTSERYRNNPHYLPILLPGGSTNGVKGYIALWQLQNYDFKSRNGKVVNSINERTYDRLLFFVKDMLGI, from the coding sequence GTGCAGTTACCTCGGCAAAAAGATATTATAGTTATTGAAGCTGAACCGCATTCTGGTAAAGAGTATGGTGGACATTCACCGCAAGATCACAATATTCGTCGTCATATGGTTGTTATGAGTTCCGATGAGTATACAGCGGCTACAGGAATGGTTTTAGTAATGCCAATTACTACGTCAGAAAGATATCGTAATAATCCACACTATTTGCCTATTTTATTGCCGGGAGGATCAACTAATGGCGTAAAGGGGTATATTGCTCTGTGGCAGTTGCAGAATTATGATTTCAAATCACGCAATGGTAAAGTTGTTAATTCAATTAATGAACGTACTTATGATCGATTGTTATTTTTTGTTAAGGACATGTTAGGGATTTAG
- a CDS encoding FGGY family carbohydrate kinase has protein sequence MDYSIGIDIGTTSTKALLYHDNQVVASSHRGYKLFRDETGMAEENQADILNAVVEVLRAVMTKVNFQNDKLACIAFSSANQSLIALDKNFRSLTRLQTWADTRSAKYAAELKATPLGKKIYQNTGTPIHPMSLLAKIMWLKRDKPKIFQKAAYYCGIKEYVIYHLFGAWQMDMSVASCTGLFNIKDLTWDKVALQTAGITANQLPPIVDVYQKLPKLKPKYASLIGCPEDVPFIQGAPYPTLAWEQLNRV, from the coding sequence GTGGATTATTCAATTGGCATTGATATTGGTACGACAAGCACTAAGGCGCTGCTATACCATGACAATCAGGTGGTTGCCAGCAGTCATCGGGGTTACAAGTTGTTTCGCGATGAAACGGGCATGGCAGAAGAAAATCAGGCAGATATTTTGAATGCGGTTGTCGAGGTTTTGCGTGCGGTCATGACCAAAGTGAATTTTCAAAATGACAAATTGGCATGTATCGCTTTTTCCAGTGCTAATCAAAGTCTGATTGCCTTAGATAAAAATTTTCGTTCGTTAACTAGGCTGCAGACTTGGGCCGATACGCGTTCAGCCAAGTATGCGGCGGAGTTAAAGGCCACGCCGCTGGGGAAGAAAATTTATCAAAACACGGGAACGCCAATCCATCCTATGTCATTGTTGGCTAAAATAATGTGGTTGAAGCGCGACAAGCCAAAGATTTTTCAAAAGGCTGCTTATTACTGCGGTATTAAGGAATATGTTATTTACCATTTATTTGGCGCTTGGCAAATGGATATGTCGGTTGCTAGCTGCACGGGTTTGTTTAATATAAAAGATTTAACTTGGGATAAGGTTGCTCTGCAGACTGCGGGAATTACGGCTAATCAATTGCCACCAATTGTTGATGTGTACCAAAAATTACCTAAGCTCAAGCCCAAGTATGCCAGCTTGATTGGCTGTCCTGAAGATGTCCCCTTTATTCAGGGAGCGCCTTATCCAACGTTGGCTTGGGAGCAGCTGAACAGGGTGTGA
- a CDS encoding FGGY-family carbohydrate kinase gives MALTVGTSGALRVITDHPVLDEHARTFCYLLDSKHYVVGGSVNSGGSVYEWAVRNLLPQGSNLPYEQASSLAAQSPAGAHGLIFYPFLGGERAPLWDANARGAFFGLSQVHDQSDMIRAVLEGIAYKLKHVLQILEKVVGQPSVVLAAGGLVKSKLWCQILADILEYPVIVPADVESSCLGANIVGLKAVQKFTAFKDAAQQHDVQAKFLPTPANLPKYQQLFKIYRDLLPKLQPEFAAITAIQKEG, from the coding sequence ATGGCGCTGACTGTCGGCACTTCTGGTGCACTGCGAGTGATTACCGACCATCCCGTACTTGATGAGCATGCAAGGACATTTTGTTATTTGCTCGATAGTAAGCATTACGTGGTTGGTGGTTCGGTTAACAGCGGCGGCAGCGTTTATGAATGGGCGGTTAGAAACTTGTTGCCGCAGGGAAGTAACTTGCCATACGAGCAAGCGAGTTCATTGGCAGCTCAATCTCCCGCTGGTGCTCATGGACTGATCTTTTATCCATTTTTAGGTGGTGAACGAGCACCGCTATGGGATGCCAATGCTCGCGGCGCCTTTTTCGGCTTGAGCCAAGTGCACGACCAGAGTGATATGATTCGGGCCGTACTTGAAGGCATTGCTTACAAGTTGAAGCACGTTTTGCAAATTCTTGAAAAAGTTGTTGGGCAGCCTAGCGTCGTTCTTGCGGCTGGGGGCTTGGTGAAGTCAAAATTGTGGTGTCAAATCTTGGCAGATATTCTCGAATATCCCGTTATTGTGCCGGCTGATGTTGAATCGTCTTGTTTAGGAGCGAATATTGTGGGTCTCAAAGCTGTGCAGAAGTTTACTGCTTTCAAAGATGCAGCACAGCAGCACGATGTGCAAGCCAAGTTTTTGCCAACACCCGCTAATTTGCCTAAGTATCAGCAATTATTCAAAATTTACCGCGATTTACTGCCAAAATTGCAACCGGAATTTGCTGCAATTACTGCAATTCAAAAGGAAGGATGA
- a CDS encoding GNAT family N-acetyltransferase: MAAFPKWERFPLWQLNLMALHRCVQFKTLYDHEKFCGLVYYVVGEHIIYLVYLAVNPDLRDQGYGTRILQHLKAEFPDQQLVLDIEPVTKSAKNYRQRVRRLRFYRRNGFHQTSAKLRDSDGQFQILTTGKKLNKPSVIATLKQMSSGFYHFKIE, encoded by the coding sequence TTGGCTGCATTTCCCAAGTGGGAACGATTCCCGTTGTGGCAGCTCAACTTAATGGCTCTGCACAGATGCGTCCAGTTTAAGACACTTTATGATCATGAAAAATTTTGCGGGTTAGTCTATTATGTTGTGGGCGAACACATTATTTATTTAGTCTATCTGGCAGTTAATCCTGATTTGCGCGACCAAGGTTATGGCACACGGATTTTGCAGCATTTGAAGGCAGAATTTCCTGATCAGCAATTGGTTCTAGATATTGAGCCAGTTACTAAGAGTGCTAAGAATTATCGCCAACGTGTGCGGCGATTGCGATTTTACCGGCGAAATGGTTTTCACCAGACGTCAGCCAAATTAAGAGATAGTGATGGACAATTTCAAATTTTGACAACAGGTAAGAAGCTCAATAAGCCTTCAGTGATCGCAACGCTCAAGCAGATGAGTTCGGGCTTTTATCATTTTAAAATTGAATAA
- a CDS encoding amidohydrolase family protein: MTTLYKNCNLFDAETEELQNNAWLLVNDKGLVEKSGQGSVPASDETVDLHNQYMIPGLINAHTHIMMDPMNNHTAYLSETEATVNAIKNLNTLLHNGVVAIRDCGAVNDVDVKLMKLMHQGRVVGPEIVPSGRPMSILGGHGDFPEGDDGKEVWGHLTTCAADMRQGVREEFKHGAKNIKVMATGGVMSPTDRVDDTELSAEELNAAVQEAHSKHMTVASHAQGNRGIQLSLEAGVDSIEHGIFVDESQMELMIKQGTCLVPTLNACQCIFDAPKGSIPDYMIAKNVKVKQAFFENVGKAIKKGVRVVVGTDAGTPFNRFDNGTTTEMQLLVEAGATPLQALLGATKYAAELIQLSEDYGTLTAGKKANFLVLKDNPLADIKAVAQEDKQVYQNGQLVE; this comes from the coding sequence ATGACAACGTTATACAAAAATTGTAATTTGTTCGATGCAGAAACTGAAGAGTTGCAAAACAATGCCTGGTTACTGGTAAATGATAAAGGTCTGGTGGAAAAGAGCGGTCAAGGATCAGTGCCTGCTAGTGATGAAACGGTTGACTTGCACAACCAGTATATGATTCCAGGATTAATTAATGCTCATACTCATATCATGATGGATCCAATGAATAATCACACTGCTTACTTATCAGAAACAGAAGCTACTGTTAATGCAATCAAAAACTTAAATACTTTGCTACATAATGGGGTTGTGGCAATTCGTGATTGTGGTGCTGTTAATGATGTTGATGTTAAGTTGATGAAATTAATGCACCAAGGTAGAGTAGTAGGTCCTGAAATTGTTCCTTCAGGTCGACCAATGAGTATTTTAGGCGGTCACGGCGATTTTCCAGAAGGCGATGACGGCAAAGAAGTCTGGGGGCACTTAACTACATGTGCTGCTGATATGCGTCAAGGCGTTAGAGAAGAGTTTAAGCATGGTGCTAAGAATATCAAGGTAATGGCTACTGGTGGAGTAATGTCACCAACTGATCGTGTCGATGATACCGAGCTTAGTGCTGAAGAACTGAATGCTGCTGTTCAAGAAGCACATTCTAAGCACATGACGGTAGCTTCACACGCCCAGGGTAACCGGGGGATTCAGTTGTCACTTGAGGCTGGTGTTGATTCTATTGAACATGGTATTTTTGTTGATGAAAGCCAAATGGAATTAATGATTAAACAAGGTACTTGCTTAGTTCCAACGTTAAATGCTTGTCAGTGCATTTTTGACGCTCCTAAAGGCTCAATTCCTGATTATATGATTGCCAAGAATGTCAAGGTTAAGCAGGCTTTCTTTGAAAATGTTGGTAAGGCAATTAAAAAAGGTGTACGTGTAGTTGTTGGGACTGATGCGGGAACACCATTCAATCGTTTTGACAATGGAACAACTACAGAAATGCAGCTACTTGTTGAAGCAGGAGCAACACCGCTTCAAGCTTTATTAGGAGCCACTAAATATGCTGCGGAATTGATTCAACTTAGTGAAGATTACGGTACTTTAACTGCGGGTAAGAAGGCCAACTTCCTTGTCTTAAAGGATAATCCACTGGCTGATATTAAGGCAGTAGCGCAAGAGGATAAGCAAGTTTACCAGAATGGTCAGTTAGTAGAGTAA